The Oscillospiraceae bacterium genome includes a window with the following:
- a CDS encoding DnaD domain protein: protein MALIITESEKEEYILIPKTIEKYLNTAKHEDLKVILWLYANQGKTFDTQQLAELLAIDEDTLERSVSFWISKKLLSRRGERLIIGASPQKTQSSPHYTGEAVNLKLKENYKLLELIEKISENLYTKVMSPSEVALAVSLNDWLGLDPDVIYMIFEYCFEIGKTSLRYIEKTAISFSDKGLTEKDILEAYLNEQRYKKTLESKIVSALGIGGRALTDSEKKAMDSWVEWGFDVDIVKYAYELTIEKTGKYSISYMSSILRSWNEKGYKTVQDAKKEQPPVKKTAVSKPKKERNIDVEESFKNSWKILHSDKD, encoded by the coding sequence ATGGCTCTTATTATTACAGAAAGTGAAAAGGAAGAATATATCCTTATTCCAAAAACAATTGAAAAATATTTGAATACTGCAAAGCATGAGGATTTAAAGGTTATCCTATGGCTTTATGCAAATCAAGGCAAAACCTTTGATACTCAGCAGCTGGCGGAACTTTTAGCTATTGACGAGGATACTTTGGAGAGGTCTGTAAGCTTCTGGATATCCAAAAAGCTGTTGTCCCGCAGAGGTGAAAGACTTATTATAGGCGCATCTCCTCAAAAAACACAGTCATCACCCCATTATACAGGGGAAGCGGTAAACCTTAAGCTTAAGGAAAACTACAAGCTTTTGGAGCTTATAGAAAAAATCTCTGAAAACTTATATACAAAGGTTATGTCGCCCTCTGAGGTGGCTTTGGCTGTATCCTTAAACGATTGGCTCGGCCTTGACCCTGATGTTATATATATGATTTTTGAGTATTGCTTTGAAATCGGAAAAACAAGTCTCAGATATATCGAAAAAACTGCCATATCCTTTTCGGATAAGGGCTTGACGGAAAAGGATATTTTAGAAGCTTATCTTAACGAGCAAAGATACAAGAAAACTCTCGAGTCAAAAATCGTTTCAGCCTTGGGAATCGGCGGCAGAGCGTTGACAGACAGCGAGAAAAAAGCTATGGACAGCTGGGTCGAATGGGGCTTTGATGTGGACATTGTAAAATATGCCTACGAGCTGACAATAGAGAAAACAGGAAAATATTCCATAAGCTATATGTCCTCTATTTTGCGCTCCTGGAACGAAAAAGGCTATAAAACCGTGCAGGATGCAAAAAAAGAACAGCCGCCCGTTAAAAAGACAGCTGTTTCTAAACCTAAAAAAGAAAGAAATATTGATGTGGAGGAAAGCTTTAAAAACTCTTGGAAAATCTTGCACTCGGATAAGGATTAA